From Daucus carota subsp. sativus chromosome 6, DH1 v3.0, whole genome shotgun sequence, the proteins below share one genomic window:
- the LOC108225656 gene encoding GDSL esterase/lipase At1g29670, translated as MAPINLLSSMLFVSLCINFLRYSWFNPTELSSSAETVRDRKNSSIKGMFVFGSSLVDNGNNKFLKTLAKADYLPYGMDFPLGPSGRYTNGENIIDILGKLLDIPAFIPAFFNPATKENHTAVGVDYACGGSGILDETGSIAGGVLSLNEQIKKFEDVTLPQLQNQGKNRSKEELSKYLFVIGSGGNDYTLNYFLNRSKSNVSVHEFTDNLTTTLSSQLKKLYSLGAKKFVLMSLYPLGCTPRSIAAQPKRKGCDKSLNDAALLFNANLESLVKGIRPQKPSPNFVMVNAYNIMQEIIRDPVLYGFSDATKPCCQVPRRREGGNGISCQKGGTTCEDRNKYVYFDALHPTEAVNVELATKAFSSDSINDVYPFNIRKLAQI; from the exons ATGGCTCCAATAAATCTTCTTTCTTCAATGCTTTTTGTGTCCTTATGTATTAATTTTCTCCGTTATTCTTGGTTTAATCCAACCGAACTCTCCTCCAGTGCAGAAACTGTAAGAGATAGGAAAAATAGTTCTATTAAAGGGATGTTTGTGTTTGGGAGCTCCTTAGTTGACAATGGTAacaataaatttcttaaaacatTAGCCAAAGCTGATTACTTGCCTTATGGCATGGATTTTCCACTTGGCCCTTCCGGGAGGTATACTAATGGCGAAAACATTATCGATATTCTTGGAAAATTGCTTGATATTCCAGCATTCATACCAGCTTTCTTTAATCCAGCTACAAAGGAAAATCATACAGCTGTTGGTGTTGACTATGCATGCGGGGGCTCTGGGATCCTAGATGAGACTGGCTCCATAGCG GGAGGAGTTCTGAGTTTGAATGAGCAAATCAAGAAATTTGAGGATGTAACATTGCCGCAGTTGCAGAATCAGGGGAAGAACAGAAGCAAAGAGGAATTATCCAAGTACTTGTTTGTGATTGGAAGCGGAGGAAACGACTATACTTTGAATTACTTCCTAAACAGATCAAAATCTAATGTCAGTGTTCATGAATTCACTGACAATCTGACAACCACCCTCTCTTCTCAACTTAAG AAATTGTACAGTTTGGGGGCAAAGAAGTTTGTACTTATGTCTTTGTATCCTCTCGGCTGCACTCCTCGAAGCATTGCTGCACAACCAAAGAGGAAGGGCTGCGATAAATCCCTTAATGATGCTGCATTGTTATTCAATGCCAACTTAGAATCCTTGGTAAAAGGCATTAGGCCACAAAAGCCTAGTCCTAACTTTGTTATGGTCAATGCATACAACATTATGCAAGAAATAATCAGGGACCCTGTTTTATATG GTTTCAGTGATGCAACGAAACCTTGTTGCCAAGTACCGAGGAGGAGAGAAGGGGGAAATGGGATTTCATGCCAGAAAGGAGGTACGACGTGTGAAGACAGGAACAAGTATGTGTATTTTGATGCCTTACATCCAACGGAAGCTGTGAATGTTGAATTAGCTACGAAGGCTTTCAGTTCAGATTCCATTAATGATGTTTATCCCTTCAATATTAGAAAACTCGCTCAAATTTAG
- the LOC108225305 gene encoding protein DETOXIFICATION 54 gives MADKDLDFSSHKLPTPSQVVEEMKELWSMALPITGMNCLVYIRAVVSVLFLGWLGSLELAGGALSIGFTNITGYSVLVGLASGLEPVCSQAYGNKNYDLLTLSLHRMIFILLITIIPISFLWINLNSIMLFIGQDPDITSTAASYCIVSLPDLLTNSFLQPLRVYLRSQGVTQPMMWCTFVAVVFHVPLNYVMVVVMKLGVSGVALASVLTNVNMLLFLCGYVYVYGRWEWKWTAGIGGGGVGPLLRLAVPSCIGICLEWWWYEIVTVLAGYLPNPRLAVAATGILIQTTSLMYTVPMALAGCVSARVGNELGAGKPYKAKLAAMVALVCAFLIGIIHVCWTSIFRDKWAGLFTKDEMLKALVASVMPLMGLCELGNCPQTTGCGILRGTARPAVGARINLGSFYFVGTPVAVGLAFWFRVGFTGLWLGLLSAQVACAISILYAVLVSTDWEGEALKALKLNEVEMVEKSENGEENIRFLAKANGNTNC, from the exons ATGGCTGATAAAGACCTTGATTTTTCTTCCCACAAGCTCCCCACTCCCTCTCAG GTGGTGGAAGAAATGAAGGAGCTATGGTCCATGGCCTTACCAATAACAGGAATGAACTGTTTAGTCTACATACGAGCGGTGGTCTCGGTGCTTTTCCTCGGGTGGCTCGGGAGCTTAGAGCTCGCCGGTGGTGCACTCTCCATAGGGTTCACCAACATTACTGGCTACTCAGTGTTAGTAGGATTGGCCTCAGGGCTGGAGCCTGTGTGTAGTCAGGCTTATGGTAACAAGAACTATGACTTGCTCACGCTGTCACTGCACCGCATGATTTTTATTCTTTTGATCACAATAATTCCTATTAGTTTTTTGTGGATCAATCTCAACTCAATTATGCTATTTATTGGTCAAGATCCTGATATTACATCGACGGCTGCTTCGTATTGTATTGTTTCGTTGCCTGATTTGTTAACCAATTCGTTTTTGCAACCGCTACGTGTTTATTTGAGGTCACAGGGCGTGACTCAACCGATGATGTGGTGCACATTTGTCGCGGTTGTGTTCCATGTTCCGTTGAATTATGTGATGGTTGTAGTGATGAAACTTGGTGTCAGTGGAGTTGCATTAGCCTCTGTATTGACTAATGTTAATATGCTGTTGTTTTTGTGCggttatgtttatgtttatggGAGGTGGGAGTGGAAATGGACGGCTGGGATTGGGGGAGGGGGGGTGGGACCGCTGTTGCGATTAGCGGTTCCTAGTTGTATTGGGATTTGTCTGGAGTGGTGGTGGTATGAAATTGTGACTGTTCTTGCTGGATATTTGCCTAATCCGAGACTTGCTGTTGCGGCTACTGGGATTTTGATTCAGACAACTAGTCTTATGTATACTGTTCCTATGGCCCTGGCTGGCTGCGTTTCTGCTCGg GTAGGGAATGAATTAGGAGCTGGAAAGCCGTACAAGGCCAAGTTAGCTGCAATGGTTGCTCTAGTCTGTGCTTTCTTGATTGGGATTATCCATGTATGCTGGACATCGATTTTCCGAGATAAATGGGCTGGATTGTTTACCAAGGATGAGATGTTGAAAGCTCTGGTTGCATCAGTCATGCCACTGATGGGGCTCTGTGAGCTCGGGAACTGCCCCCAGACGACCGGCTGTGGCATCCTACGAGGCACCGCGAGGCCAGCAGTGGGTGCACGCATTAATCTTGGTTCATTTTATTTTGTGGGCACTCCTGTAGCTGTTGGTTTAGCATTCTGGTTCAGGGTAGGTTTCACCGGGCTGTGGCTAGGTCTCTTATCAGCTCAAGTAGCTTGCGCGATTTCCATTCTATACGCTGTTCTGGTGAGCACGGACTGGGAAGGCGAGGCGCTGAAGGCTCTGAAACTTAATGAAGTCGAAATGGTGGAGAAATCCGAGAATGGTGAAGAGAATATCAGGTTCCTGGCAAAGGCAAATGGCAATACTAATTGTTGA